The DNA region GAACCGGCCCTTGGGATCGAGGCGCCGCCGGACCTCGGCGAACTTGTCCCACTCCGGGTAGCGCTCGCGCAGGGTCTCCGCCGTCTGGAAATGCCGCTTGCCCCAGTGCGGCCGGCCGTTGTACCGGTCGAAGACGCGCTCGCAGGCCCGGAAGTACGGCTCGTAGTTCATGCCCTCGTACTGGTGCACGGCGATGTAGCAGGTCTCGCGGCCGCCGGCGGGGGAGAGGAAGGCGTCGTCGGGGGCGACCCAGCGCACCTCGATCGGCATCGGGGTGTCGAAATGCTTGGCCACCTCCTTGATCTCGCGGATCGCGTCGACCGAATGCTCGCGCGGGATGGCGTATTCCATCTCGGTGAAGCGGAACAGCCGGGGGCTGGCGAACACCTTGTAGGAGCGTTCGACCTGGCGGCGGTAGCTGCCGGCGTAGGCCGCGGCGCGCTGCACCATCGGGATCAGGTTCGGGCGACTGCGGGTCAGGCGGCACAGCGCGTCGAAGGTGTAGTTGGTCATGAGGATGTCGGAGAACCAGTCCATGGCTTTGCCGCGCGGTTGCTCGGGTAGCTCGACGCGATTGTTGCGCTTGGTCATCGCGAGCGGACTGTGGGCGAACATGTAGAACTCGAAGTGCTCGTTGCCCTCGACGTAGGTGTCGAGATCGGCTAGCACCTCCTCGACCGGCACCGGGCGCTCGACGCCCTCGAGCACGAACGAGGGCACCATCTGCAGCGTCACGGCGGTGACCACGCCGAGCGCGCCGACATTCACGCGGGCCGCGCGCCAGCCGTCGGGATCGGTCTGCTCGTTGAGTTCGACCCGGCTGCCGTCGGCGAGCATGAGCTCGACGGAATGCAGTGCGGCGGAGAGGTTCTGCAGCTTGGATCCGGTCCCGTGGGTACCGGTCGCGGTGGCGCCGGCCACCGACTGCACGTCGATGTCGCCCAGGTTCGGGAAGGCCAGGCCCAGCGGGTGCAGCGCATTGCTGGCGGCGTTGAGCGTGATGCCGGCTTCGGCACGGACCAGGCCGGTGGCGCGGTCCACGTGCAGGATCTTGTCGAGCTTGTTCAACCGCAGCAGCGTGCCGTCGGTGAGCACGGTCTCGGTGAAGGAATGGCCGGATCCGGCGACCCGGACGGTGTGGCCGTTCGCTTCGGCCTGAGCGAGTACTGCCGCGACGTCCTCGGGCGAGCTCGGTTCGGCGATGGACGCCGGGGTACAGCTCTGATCCCCGGCCCAGTTCACCCAAGAGTTGGTCATGCGACCAACTTTAAACCGCGCGTGTGATGCGCGCTACCGTTTGCGCGGGTTGAAGGCAGCCGCCTTCGCTCGCTCCACCTCGTCCTCGGACAGCGGGGGCTGAGTGAGCGGCAGGCGAGGCACGCTGTCGCCGCGCACGCCATTGAGGATCACCGCCATGTAGCGCTCCCACACTTCGGGATTGACCGGCCGTGCGAAGCCCGCGATGCCGTCGACCATGTTCACCATGGCGAAGAAATCGGCCGGCTCGATATCGGGCTGCAGCACGCCGGCGTCCTTGGCGCGCGAGATGACCGCCTGCATGCCGGGCCGGATCTGATCCTTCATGCACACGAAGCGATCCATGCTGTCGTGCAGTTCGAGGATCACCTCGCTGAAGCCGCGGTTGGCGGCGATGTGCCGGCAGGAGTACTCGAACAGGTCGGTCAGGCCCTCCCAGGGATCCGGGTGGTGCAGCGCCACGTTCACGGCCTCGGCCAGTTCGGTGACCATCTGCTCGAAGACCTCGGAGATGAGCTCCTGCTTGTTGGCGAAGCGGCGGTAGACCGTGCCGACGCCGACGCCCGCCCGCTCGGCCACATCGTCGAGGGTGACGTCCAGCCCGCGATCGGCGAACAGCTCGCGGGCGGCCGCGATGATGCGCTGCTGATTGCGGGCGGCGTCCGCGCGCAGACGCCGAGGTGGGGGCGCGGTGGTGACGTGATTCACAGGCTAATCCTATCAGCAATCGGGATTATCCGGAGGAGCTATCTCCGTTTAGCTGGTAGCTTGATTCGGTAAGCGGAGATGGCTTCTCCACTAAGTCTAGGGGACGAGGACACCAACCATGACTACAGCGCTCGAGAAAGAGGTCACAGCCCCGGCTGCGACCGAGGACAAGGCAGGGCGGCGCGGCTCGCACGCCCTGCGCTGGTGGGTGCTCGCCGTACTCGGCGTCGCCCAGCTGATGGTCGTGCTCGACGCGACCGTCGTGAACATCGCGCTCCCGCACGCGCAGGCCGATCTCGGCTTCTCCAACGGCGACCGGCAGTGGGTCATCACCGGCTACGCGCTGGCCTTCGGGTCGCTGCTGCTGCTCGGCGGACGGCTCTCCGATCTGTTCGGCCGCCGCACCACCTTCATCACCGGCCTGATCGGCTTCGCGGTCGCCTCCGCGATCGGCGGCGCGGCCGGCAACTTCGAGGTGCTGGTCGGCTCCCGCGTCGCGCAGGGCGTGTTCGCCGCGCTGCTCGCGCCCGCCGCGCTCTCGCTGCTGACCGTCACCTTCACCGAACCCGCCGAGCGCGCAAAGGCTTTCGGCATCTTCGGCGCCATCGCCGGCGCGGGCGGCGCGCTCGGCCTGCTGCTGGGCGGCGCGCTCACCGAATGGGCCTCGTGGCGCTGGGGGATGTACGTGAACCTGGTCTTCGCGGCCATCGCGCTGGTCGGCGCGATCCTGCTGCTGGCCAAGCACACCGCCACCACCCGGCCCAAGCTGGACCTGCCGGGCACCCTGACCGTCACCGCCGCGCTGTTCGGCATCGTCTACGGCTTCTCGCACGCCGAATCCGACGGCTGGACCAACGGCGTGACCCTGGCCTTCCTGCTCGGCGGCGCGGCCCTGCTGGGTGTGTTCGTGTGGCTGGAACAGCGGGTCGCGCACCCGCTGCTGCCGCTGCGCGTGGTGCTCGACCGCACCCGCGGCGCGTCCTACGTCGCCGTGTTCACCATCGGCATCGGCATGTTCGCCATGTTCCTGTTCCTCACCTACTACATGCAGCAGCAGCTGGGGTACTCGCCGATCCGCACCGGCGTGGCCTTCCTGCCGATGGTCGCCGGCATGGTCGCCGCCTCCACCACCGTGCCCGCACTGCTCATCCCCCGGGTGGGCCCGAAGGTGACCGTGGTGACCGGATTCCTGCTCGCCACACTGGGAATGGCGCTGCTGACCCGCATCGGCGTGGACACCGCCTACGCCAGCCACATCCTGCCCAGCCTGCTGCTGATGGGCCTGGGTCTGGGTATGGCGATGTCGACCGCGTTCAGCGGCGCGACCGCGGGCGTCGAGCACGCCGACGCCGGCGTCGCCTCGGCCATGGTGAACACCAGCCAGCAGGTGGGCGGCTCGATCGGCACCGCATTGCTGAGCACGCTGGCCGCGACCTCGTTCGACGACTATGTGTCCGGCCATGTCCCGCCCTCGCCGCGGGTGCTGGCCGAGGCGGCGGTGCAGAGCTACACCACCACCTTCTGGTGGGCCGCCGCGATCTTCGTGGTCGGCGCGGTGGTCACCGGTCTGATCATGCCGAACAAG from Nocardia tengchongensis includes:
- a CDS encoding D-arabinono-1,4-lactone oxidase, whose translation is MTNSWVNWAGDQSCTPASIAEPSSPEDVAAVLAQAEANGHTVRVAGSGHSFTETVLTDGTLLRLNKLDKILHVDRATGLVRAEAGITLNAASNALHPLGLAFPNLGDIDVQSVAGATATGTHGTGSKLQNLSAALHSVELMLADGSRVELNEQTDPDGWRAARVNVGALGVVTAVTLQMVPSFVLEGVERPVPVEEVLADLDTYVEGNEHFEFYMFAHSPLAMTKRNNRVELPEQPRGKAMDWFSDILMTNYTFDALCRLTRSRPNLIPMVQRAAAYAGSYRRQVERSYKVFASPRLFRFTEMEYAIPREHSVDAIREIKEVAKHFDTPMPIEVRWVAPDDAFLSPAGGRETCYIAVHQYEGMNYEPYFRACERVFDRYNGRPHWGKRHFQTAETLRERYPEWDKFAEVRRRLDPKGRFTNAYIERVLGPVS
- a CDS encoding MFS transporter, producing MTTALEKEVTAPAATEDKAGRRGSHALRWWVLAVLGVAQLMVVLDATVVNIALPHAQADLGFSNGDRQWVITGYALAFGSLLLLGGRLSDLFGRRTTFITGLIGFAVASAIGGAAGNFEVLVGSRVAQGVFAALLAPAALSLLTVTFTEPAERAKAFGIFGAIAGAGGALGLLLGGALTEWASWRWGMYVNLVFAAIALVGAILLLAKHTATTRPKLDLPGTLTVTAALFGIVYGFSHAESDGWTNGVTLAFLLGGAALLGVFVWLEQRVAHPLLPLRVVLDRTRGASYVAVFTIGIGMFAMFLFLTYYMQQQLGYSPIRTGVAFLPMVAGMVAASTTVPALLIPRVGPKVTVVTGFLLATLGMALLTRIGVDTAYASHILPSLLLMGLGLGMAMSTAFSGATAGVEHADAGVASAMVNTSQQVGGSIGTALLSTLAATSFDDYVSGHVPPSPRVLAEAAVQSYTTTFWWAAAIFVVGAVVTGLIMPNKVPVPAEGEPVLAH
- a CDS encoding TetR/AcrR family transcriptional regulator, which encodes MNHVTTAPPPRRLRADAARNQQRIIAAARELFADRGLDVTLDDVAERAGVGVGTVYRRFANKQELISEVFEQMVTELAEAVNVALHHPDPWEGLTDLFEYSCRHIAANRGFSEVILELHDSMDRFVCMKDQIRPGMQAVISRAKDAGVLQPDIEPADFFAMVNMVDGIAGFARPVNPEVWERYMAVILNGVRGDSVPRLPLTQPPLSEDEVERAKAAAFNPRKR